A genomic segment from Lytechinus variegatus isolate NC3 chromosome 10, Lvar_3.0, whole genome shotgun sequence encodes:
- the LOC121423227 gene encoding putative methyltransferase DDB_G0268948: MSYRLFEGITHVDHYVKFRPTYPAELFHKITSFLSEKVPPPHQLLVDVGCGSGQGTYGLSSQFEHVIGFDVSPAQVEAAAKANTAPNVEFKVSPAEILPLEDQSVDLITCSQAVHWFDFHAFCEECRRVLKPGGCLAITNYGNPRLDHKNEDVRNKLDDYFDELYNKELGSYWNPRRKLVENNLPGFEIPFPDFVRDDSLELRLQWSVSHLIGYIQSWSAYTKYLENNPSGKILEEYHKKVMSAVASPGSSSDDTMVEVVARLTLLLGRVS, encoded by the exons ATGTCATACAGGTTGTTTGAAGGCATTACTCACGTTGATCATTACGTCAAATTCAGACCCACATATCCTGCCGAGCTGTTTCACAAGATAACATCCTTCTTGAGTGAAAAG GTGCCCCCTCCCCATCAGCTGCTTGTAGACGTTGGTTGTGGATCTGGCCAAGGGACCTACGGCTTGAGCTCACAATTTGAACATGTCATCGGGTTTGATGTGAGCCCAGCACAGGTGGAGGCAGCAGCGAAGGCAAATACCGCCCCCAATGTTGAATTCAA AGTTTCCCCAGCAGAAATTCTTCCTCTCGAAGATCAATCAGTGGATCTCATTACATGCTCTCAGGCTGTTCATTGGTTTGACTTCCATGCCTTCTGTGAGGAATGTAGGCGGGTCTTAAAGCCAGGTGGATGCCTAGCTATCACCAATTATGGAAACCCTAGGTTGGATCACAAGAATGAAGATGTGAGGAATAAACTGGACGATTATTTTGATGAG ctTTACAATAAAGAGCTTGGTTCTTACTGGAATCCAAGGAGAAAACTTGTTGAGAATAACCTGCCAGGTTTTGAGATACCTTTTCCAGACTTTGTGAG AGATGATTCATTGGAGCTGAGATTACAGTGGTCAGTATCTCACCTTATTGGTTATATCCAGAGCTGGTCGGCCTACACAAAATACCTTGAAAATAATCCATCAGGAAAAATTCTAGAAGAGTATCATAAAAA GGTCATGTCAGCTGTGGCTAGTCCTGGTTCATCTTCAGACGATACAATGGTTGAAGTAGTCGCTCGTCTGACCTTGCTCCTAGGTCGTGTTTCATAA